Proteins encoded together in one Cyanobacteria bacterium GSL.Bin1 window:
- a CDS encoding SUMF1/EgtB/PvdO family nonheme iron enzyme — translation MINHNSLPLKMQTVQVATITFEEVAPAAQSPQTYVEQLPAKRRKIFFGNREEIELEMILIPTGKFLMGSPEANQQARPNEKPQHLVNVPAFYMAKYPITQAQWKAVANLRSIEESLNESPSSYQGDDYPVEQVSWYDAIEFCARLSYYTKQDYRLPSEAEWEYACRAVTSEPLFVTDYHFGSDESQLENYAWYSQNSNGQTHPVGQKKPNAFGLYDMHGNVWEWCLDQYHESYEGVPTDGSAWVDKSNPNHPRILRGGAWGFNAWFCRCAYRDLSKPIDRLTDFGFRVVCTI, via the coding sequence ATGATAAACCACAACTCCCTCCCCTTAAAAATGCAGACTGTTCAGGTCGCGACAATTACCTTTGAAGAAGTTGCCCCTGCCGCGCAAAGTCCACAGACTTATGTTGAACAACTACCAGCAAAAAGAAGAAAAATCTTTTTTGGTAATAGAGAGGAGATTGAGCTAGAAATGATTTTAATCCCGACCGGAAAATTTTTAATGGGATCCCCGGAGGCGAATCAGCAAGCTAGACCCAATGAAAAACCCCAACATCTGGTTAATGTTCCTGCGTTTTATATGGCAAAATATCCCATTACCCAAGCGCAATGGAAAGCGGTTGCGAATCTGAGGAGTATAGAAGAGTCACTCAATGAGTCTCCTTCAAGCTATCAAGGCGATGACTATCCGGTCGAACAAGTTTCTTGGTACGACGCGATCGAGTTTTGTGCCCGTCTAAGTTACTATACGAAGCAAGACTATCGCTTGCCAAGTGAGGCAGAGTGGGAATATGCTTGTCGGGCTGTAACAAGTGAACCGTTGTTTGTGACAGATTATCACTTCGGAAGTGATGAAAGTCAATTAGAGAATTATGCTTGGTATAGTCAGAACTCAAACGGTCAAACTCATCCGGTTGGTCAAAAGAAACCGAATGCTTTTGGTTTGTATGACATGCATGGCAATGTCTGGGAATGGTGTCTCGACCAGTATCATGAAAGTTATGAAGGTGTACCGACTGATGGCAGTGCTTGGGTGGATAAAAGCAACCCAAATCACCCAAGAATTCTACGGGGCGGGGCTTGGGGCTTCAATGCTTGGTTTTGTCGGTGTGCCTACCGCGACCTTAGTAAACCCATTGATCGTCTTACCGATTTCGGTTTTCGAGTCGTGTGTACGATCTGA
- a CDS encoding 4Fe-4S binding protein: MSVPKLVTWLQERTALTVLPEKVLSAIAPFLEERTAGANQTLVKAQTQPVGLYILQSGKAESQDTSKLSSDVSLLPGSIINLQALILDQPTRETIITKSECRFWLIKSEKMRELIGQYPEITQVFSQQLAEELASVSSQLNFEQERAYILRPYLVTKARRGIVGRSRYAVRLRQQIKQASDNRESVVIFGEPGLGKDNAAALIHFGSSDRREPIIKVDCSTLQASGAELFGRANGKFGLLEALGRGTLVLNNVQELDPELLPAIAQLLKDNTYTPVPRSNEPPPPPKTAQARLILISEKTIPELDSLVQHRIKVPPLRVRKSDLGDQVNYYISLVCRGKGLTKPKVTPEAIRRLQAYDFPNNLTELENLIRRAIVQLPTGQALTEEIVWPSQSKKKQLRLNLLNTFPRFRRFLRSSWWPDRLNYWFVLPAFTVVVAILFLGPQTRSENFALNLFWAWWWPGILIAFPFVGRLWCAVCPFMIYGELTQKISLWLFPRQLKRWPRQSAERWGGWFLFGLFALILLWEELWHLQNTAYLSACLLLLITAGAIIFSLLFERRFWCRYLCPIGGMNGMFAKLSMTELRAQQGTCSAECTTYQCYKGGPEKGEGQETTGCPLYSHPAQLEDNRDCVLCMTCLKACPHRSVEVNLRPPGIELWTTHQPRSYEVALLLLLLDVVFLHRLPEIQAHLGVNWNLDNFWVHFAVSVGLLSLPALIPLLGQVIIGLFHQLKTFLDPKRIQIKPLPFVESAYGYLPLVLAANLAHYLDLGLGEGGKLLPVTLATFGLSGEGFPIAVAHPAVINFLQGATLFVGSLLAVLLTQKILKGSFWSLLPQHLAILTLSVLLWQLIV; the protein is encoded by the coding sequence ATGAGTGTTCCCAAATTAGTCACTTGGTTGCAAGAACGCACAGCATTGACGGTGTTACCGGAAAAGGTACTGAGCGCGATCGCGCCGTTTTTAGAGGAACGAACTGCTGGCGCCAATCAAACGCTGGTTAAAGCCCAAACCCAACCCGTGGGACTCTACATTCTCCAATCCGGAAAAGCGGAAAGTCAAGACACTTCAAAACTTTCTTCTGATGTCAGCTTACTGCCCGGTAGCATTATTAATTTGCAAGCTTTAATTCTCGATCAGCCAACGCGCGAAACCATTATTACGAAGAGTGAATGTCGGTTTTGGTTGATCAAAAGCGAGAAAATGCGGGAGTTAATTGGTCAATATCCAGAAATTACCCAAGTGTTTTCCCAACAGTTAGCCGAAGAACTCGCTTCAGTTTCTTCACAACTCAATTTTGAACAAGAACGGGCTTATATTTTACGTCCCTATCTGGTCACGAAAGCGCGACGGGGAATCGTGGGGAGAAGTCGCTATGCGGTTCGCTTACGTCAACAAATCAAACAAGCCTCAGACAATCGGGAATCAGTTGTTATTTTTGGTGAACCCGGTTTGGGGAAAGATAATGCCGCGGCGTTGATTCATTTTGGTTCCTCTGACCGGCGAGAACCGATTATTAAAGTCGATTGTAGTACTTTGCAAGCCAGTGGGGCAGAATTATTCGGACGCGCTAATGGTAAATTTGGCTTACTAGAGGCCTTGGGTCGGGGAACGTTAGTGCTGAATAATGTCCAAGAACTGGATCCCGAACTCCTGCCCGCGATCGCGCAACTCCTCAAAGATAACACCTATACCCCTGTCCCTCGAAGTAATGAACCGCCCCCACCGCCCAAAACTGCCCAAGCAAGACTGATTCTGATTTCTGAGAAAACAATTCCTGAATTAGATTCCCTGGTCCAACACCGCATCAAAGTTCCCCCCTTACGGGTGCGAAAAAGCGATCTTGGCGACCAAGTGAACTACTACATCAGTTTAGTTTGTCGCGGCAAAGGGTTAACGAAACCCAAGGTCACGCCAGAAGCAATCCGTCGTTTACAAGCCTATGATTTCCCCAATAATCTGACCGAATTAGAAAATTTGATTCGACGCGCGATCGTGCAACTTCCTACTGGACAAGCGCTGACTGAAGAAATTGTCTGGCCCTCCCAAAGCAAGAAAAAACAATTGCGTCTCAATCTGCTGAATACCTTTCCTCGTTTCCGCCGTTTTCTGAGGAGTTCTTGGTGGCCAGACCGTTTGAATTATTGGTTTGTTCTCCCCGCATTTACCGTTGTGGTTGCGATTTTATTCCTCGGTCCTCAAACCCGTTCCGAAAACTTTGCCCTGAACCTATTTTGGGCCTGGTGGTGGCCCGGTATTCTCATTGCCTTTCCCTTTGTCGGACGACTCTGGTGTGCGGTTTGTCCGTTTATGATTTATGGGGAACTGACCCAGAAAATTTCGCTTTGGCTATTCCCGCGGCAACTCAAACGGTGGCCCCGACAGTCTGCCGAACGCTGGGGCGGCTGGTTTTTATTTGGCTTATTTGCCTTGATTTTACTGTGGGAAGAACTCTGGCATTTACAAAATACCGCTTATTTATCGGCTTGTTTACTACTTCTAATCACGGCTGGCGCAATTATCTTTTCCCTCCTCTTTGAACGGCGCTTCTGGTGTCGCTATTTATGCCCGATTGGGGGAATGAATGGGATGTTTGCCAAACTCTCTATGACTGAACTGCGAGCGCAACAAGGGACTTGTTCTGCAGAATGCACCACTTACCAATGTTATAAAGGGGGTCCGGAAAAAGGAGAAGGGCAGGAAACCACCGGCTGTCCGCTGTATTCTCATCCGGCACAACTGGAGGATAATCGGGATTGTGTCTTATGCATGACCTGTTTGAAAGCTTGTCCCCACCGTTCAGTCGAAGTAAACTTACGTCCGCCAGGAATCGAACTATGGACAACCCACCAACCCCGTTCTTATGAAGTCGCTTTATTACTCCTTCTCTTAGATGTGGTGTTTCTCCATCGCCTCCCCGAAATTCAAGCTCATCTGGGTGTGAACTGGAATTTAGACAACTTTTGGGTGCATTTTGCGGTTTCTGTTGGTCTCTTGAGTTTACCGGCTTTAATTCCCCTGCTAGGGCAAGTCATCATCGGACTTTTCCATCAACTCAAAACCTTTCTTGATCCGAAAAGGATACAAATTAAACCGTTGCCTTTTGTAGAGAGTGCTTATGGCTATCTACCATTAGTTTTAGCCGCAAATCTTGCTCATTATCTCGATTTAGGGTTAGGTGAAGGAGGCAAACTACTGCCGGTAACGCTGGCGACTTTTGGCTTGAGTGGTGAAGGCTTTCCCATCGCTGTCGCTCACCCGGCTGTAATTAACTTTTTACAAGGTGCTACTTTATTTGTTGGCAGCTTATTAGCGGTGCTCTTAACGCAAAAAATCCTCAAAGGTTCCTTTTGGTCGCTTTTGCCCCAACATTTAGCAATATTGACCTTAAGTGTCTTGTTGTGGCAACTGATTGTGTGA
- a CDS encoding DUF4334 domain-containing protein, producing the protein MSEPEKINLIQQSKKTTTEEALNIFDQLEETNLEFMIGQWKGYGIQTNHPMDGLLEFFDWYGKEFVSPEQVHPLLFIDNDHQVTAITPNPTFIQLVAHWERLPKAKIFKWLFRLVLPLFKTQNFKARLRMMEYRQQVSATMIYDDLPIQDTFRKVDQNTVLGVMDFKAVPQPFFFLLKRVK; encoded by the coding sequence GTGAGCGAACCAGAAAAAATTAATCTCATTCAACAAAGTAAAAAAACGACAACCGAAGAAGCTTTAAATATTTTCGATCAGTTAGAGGAAACAAACTTAGAATTCATGATTGGGCAATGGAAAGGATATGGTATCCAGACCAATCATCCAATGGATGGTTTATTAGAATTTTTTGATTGGTATGGCAAAGAATTTGTTAGTCCTGAGCAAGTGCATCCTTTATTATTTATAGATAATGATCATCAAGTCACTGCAATTACTCCCAATCCCACCTTCATTCAATTAGTAGCACATTGGGAGCGACTACCCAAAGCAAAAATCTTTAAATGGCTCTTTCGTCTAGTTTTACCTCTATTTAAAACCCAAAACTTTAAAGCCCGATTACGAATGATGGAGTATCGCCAACAAGTGAGTGCAACAATGATTTATGATGATTTACCGATTCAGGATACGTTTCGGAAAGTTGATCAAAATACAGTTTTAGGCGTAATGGACTTTAAAGCAGTGCCACAACCCTTCTTTTTTTTGTTGAAAAGAGTTAAATAA